In a genomic window of Lysobacterales bacterium:
- a CDS encoding AAA family ATPase, translated as MKLHEIQIKGFKSIVDQTIALGRVNCFIGANGVGKSNVLEAIGVLGAAASGRVDDEAIIRRGVRAALPRLFKTSFSATKIPPHITLEARGESDLSFRVALLNPLERPEPAWTFKTEHFACGSLEFASRGVRSRSDNLDPTAGLSALKLVGLQADDPASLLLKALQGYAIYTPNTPALRGTVPDSQMRAPVGLVGGGLAEGFHALRQALDPDQLDNVLDLVDWVSDVSATESAGALLSPAVPRSKHVLKFTDRFMAMSRNTLTAYDASEGALYILFAAVLCLSSASPSIFAIDNLDSSLNPRLVTRLIARLPEWLRAGNPERQLLFTAHNPAVLDGLDLDDQEVRLFAVERNSQGHTAIRRIEVSPDLRALNEQYPLSRLWAMGHLGAVPNV; from the coding sequence ATGAAGCTTCACGAAATACAGATCAAGGGGTTCAAGTCCATCGTCGATCAAACGATCGCCTTGGGACGCGTGAACTGCTTCATCGGCGCCAATGGCGTCGGCAAGAGCAATGTCCTTGAAGCCATTGGCGTGCTCGGTGCAGCAGCCTCGGGGCGTGTAGATGACGAGGCGATCATTCGCCGCGGCGTGCGCGCGGCACTACCTCGCCTCTTCAAGACATCGTTTTCCGCCACGAAGATTCCACCGCACATCACTCTCGAAGCACGCGGCGAATCGGACCTCAGTTTTCGCGTTGCATTGCTGAATCCACTCGAGAGACCGGAACCGGCCTGGACGTTCAAGACGGAGCATTTCGCATGCGGAAGCCTCGAGTTCGCCAGTCGTGGGGTTCGCAGCCGCAGCGACAACCTCGATCCAACCGCAGGGCTCTCAGCACTGAAGCTGGTAGGCCTGCAAGCGGATGATCCGGCATCACTGCTATTGAAGGCGCTGCAGGGTTACGCGATCTACACGCCCAATACCCCTGCCTTGCGCGGAACGGTGCCCGATTCGCAGATGCGAGCACCGGTCGGCCTCGTCGGCGGCGGTCTTGCCGAGGGCTTCCACGCACTGAGGCAAGCCCTCGACCCGGATCAACTGGACAACGTGCTCGATCTGGTTGACTGGGTCAGCGACGTGAGCGCAACTGAATCTGCCGGCGCACTGCTTTCACCGGCAGTCCCGCGCTCCAAGCATGTGTTGAAGTTCACCGATCGCTTCATGGCGATGTCGCGAAACACGCTGACCGCCTACGATGCGAGCGAGGGTGCGCTGTACATCCTGTTCGCCGCTGTCCTCTGCCTGTCGTCGGCATCGCCCTCCATCTTTGCGATAGACAACCTCGACTCGTCACTGAACCCGCGTTTGGTAACGCGGCTGATCGCAAGGCTGCCCGAGTGGCTACGCGCAGGAAATCCTGAGCGACAACTCCTGTTCACGGCGCACAACCCAGCCGTATTGGACGGACTCGACCTCGACGATCAGGAAGTCCGGCTTTTTGCAGTAGAGCGCAACAGTCAGGGGCACACCGCCATCAGGCGCATCGAAGTGTCGCCCGATCTGCGCGCACTGAACGAGCAGTACCCGCTGTCGAGACTCTGGGCCATGGGTCACCTGGGGGCCGTTCCGAATGTCTGA
- the thiC gene encoding phosphomethylpyrimidine synthase ThiC — translation MNALPSDLIRRTSELSEAVTQPIPGSRKIHVEGANGLRVPMREIALADTPKLFGAEPNPPFVVYDTSGPYTDPTQRIDLTAGLAAVRAGWIAARCDSETLADLSSHYGRQRAADPKLAPVRFPRVQAPRVAKSGSNVSQMHYARRGIVTPEMEYIAIRENARIEALRDAAGGRGRVHGGESFGASIPALITPEFVRAEVARGRAVIPNNINHPESEPMIIGRNFRVKINANIGNSAVTSSIAEEVEKMVWAIRWGADTVMDLSTGKHIHETREWILRNSPVPIGTVPIYQALEKVDGRAEELTWEIFRDTLIEQAEQGVDYFTIHAGVRLAYVPLTAGRVTGIVSRGGSIMAKWCLAHHRESFLYTHFEEICEIMKAYDVAFSLGDGLRPGSIADANDRAQFAELETLGELTKTAWKHEVQTIIEGPGHVPMHLIEENMHKQLAECGEAPFYTLGPLTTDIAPGYDHITSAIGAAMIGWYGTAMLCYVTPKEHLGLPNKQDVRDGIITYKIAAHAADLAKGHPGAQARDNALSKARFEFRWQDQFNLGLDPEKAKEFHDETLPKDAAKHAHFCSMCGPNFCSMKITQDVRDFAAEQGVDESMALELGMAEKAREFREQGAEIYRPE, via the coding sequence ATGAATGCGTTGCCGAGTGATTTGATCCGTCGTACCAGCGAGTTGTCGGAGGCGGTGACGCAGCCGATTCCGGGTTCGCGCAAGATCCACGTCGAGGGTGCGAACGGGTTGCGCGTGCCGATGCGCGAGATTGCGCTCGCCGACACGCCAAAGCTGTTCGGTGCCGAGCCGAATCCGCCGTTCGTGGTGTACGACACCTCGGGTCCGTACACCGACCCGACGCAACGCATCGACCTGACTGCGGGTCTGGCGGCAGTGCGCGCCGGCTGGATCGCGGCGCGGTGCGACAGCGAGACCTTGGCAGACCTGAGTTCGCACTACGGCCGCCAGCGTGCGGCCGATCCGAAGCTCGCCCCGGTGCGCTTCCCGCGCGTTCAAGCGCCGCGCGTCGCGAAGTCCGGATCGAACGTGTCGCAGATGCACTACGCACGGCGCGGCATCGTCACGCCGGAGATGGAGTACATCGCGATTCGCGAGAACGCGCGCATCGAAGCGTTGCGCGATGCCGCTGGCGGACGCGGGCGCGTGCATGGCGGCGAGTCCTTCGGCGCCAGCATCCCGGCGCTGATCACGCCCGAGTTCGTGCGCGCCGAAGTGGCGCGCGGGCGCGCGGTGATTCCGAACAACATCAACCACCCGGAATCCGAGCCGATGATCATCGGCCGCAATTTCCGCGTGAAGATCAACGCGAACATCGGCAATTCGGCGGTGACGAGTTCGATCGCCGAGGAAGTCGAGAAGATGGTCTGGGCGATCCGCTGGGGTGCGGACACGGTGATGGACCTTTCCACCGGCAAGCACATCCACGAAACGCGCGAGTGGATCCTGCGCAACTCGCCGGTGCCGATCGGCACCGTGCCGATCTACCAGGCGCTGGAAAAAGTCGACGGTCGTGCCGAAGAACTCACCTGGGAGATCTTCCGCGACACCCTGATCGAACAGGCCGAGCAGGGTGTCGACTACTTCACCATCCATGCCGGCGTGCGCCTCGCCTATGTGCCGCTGACGGCGGGTCGCGTCACCGGCATCGTCAGCCGCGGCGGTTCGATCATGGCCAAGTGGTGCCTGGCGCATCACCGCGAGAGTTTCCTGTACACGCATTTCGAAGAGATCTGCGAAATCATGAAGGCCTACGACGTCGCCTTCTCGCTCGGCGACGGCCTGCGCCCGGGTTCGATCGCTGATGCCAATGATCGTGCGCAGTTTGCTGAGCTCGAGACCTTGGGCGAGTTGACCAAGACCGCGTGGAAGCACGAGGTGCAGACGATCATCGAGGGCCCCGGCCATGTGCCGATGCACCTGATCGAGGAGAACATGCACAAGCAGCTCGCCGAATGCGGCGAGGCGCCGTTCTACACGCTCGGGCCGCTGACCACCGACATCGCGCCCGGTTACGACCACATCACCAGCGCCATCGGTGCGGCGATGATCGGCTGGTACGGCACCGCCATGCTGTGCTACGTCACGCCCAAGGAACACCTCGGTCTGCCGAACAAGCAGGACGTGCGCGACGGCATCATCACCTACAAGATCGCCGCGCACGCGGCCGATCTCGCCAAGGGTCACCCGGGTGCACAGGCGCGCGACAATGCGCTGTCGAAGGCGCGCTTCGAGTTCCGCTGGCAAGACCAGTTCAACCTCGGCCTCGATCCGGAAAAGGCCAAGGAATTCCACGACGAAACCCTGCCCAAGGACGCTGCCAAGCATGCGCATTTCTGCTCCATGTGCGGCCCGAACTTCTGCTCGATGAAGATCACCCAGGACGTGCGCGACTTCGCCGCCGAGCAAGGCGTCGACGAATCCATGGCACTGGAACTCGGCATGGCCGAGAAAGCGCGCGAGTTCCGCGAGCAGGGGGCGGAGATCTACCGGCCGGAGTGA
- a CDS encoding DUF3883 domain-containing protein: MKLMRVANELDDIRYLLKKMGGEPLVAFVGKPKATEAVVRAPNNRSATSDKDGAEGPTILQESARKPVPAIQYWRSAEKNAAAWFTVQPGVLFVRDVSQANLGYDLLVASDDGSQIHVEVKSVKRMGEPFRLTNNEHATAYQEAEGYVLAIVVNAEPFEICLISDPIRRLKLEKRCEQWSWFAENYDAFVDQERPTP; the protein is encoded by the coding sequence GTGAAATTGATGCGGGTGGCCAACGAGCTGGACGACATCCGTTACCTGCTGAAGAAGATGGGCGGAGAACCGCTGGTTGCGTTCGTTGGCAAGCCGAAAGCAACGGAGGCGGTGGTGCGTGCTCCCAACAATCGAAGTGCAACATCCGACAAGGATGGCGCAGAAGGCCCCACAATCCTCCAAGAGTCCGCGCGGAAGCCTGTGCCAGCCATTCAATATTGGCGGAGCGCGGAGAAGAATGCGGCCGCCTGGTTCACGGTACAGCCCGGTGTGCTTTTCGTCCGAGACGTGTCTCAGGCAAATCTTGGATACGACCTACTCGTCGCGAGCGACGATGGCAGCCAGATTCACGTCGAAGTGAAGTCGGTGAAGCGAATGGGCGAACCATTCCGACTGACCAACAATGAGCATGCCACCGCCTATCAGGAAGCCGAAGGGTATGTACTGGCGATCGTCGTCAACGCGGAACCTTTCGAGATCTGCCTGATCAGCGACCCAATACGGCGGCTGAAACTGGAGAAGCGCTGCGAGCAGTGGAGCTGGTTTGCGGAAAACTATGATGCATTCGTCGACCAGGAGCGCCCTACCCCATGA
- a CDS encoding ATP-binding protein: protein MAKVELYIAESYRTRALIELLQNADDAGATNVCIFGEGDQLIVSNDGRSFTASDVEALCRSGASSKQRGAGSIGYRGIGFKSIAGLAKEVVVLSGEHSFQYSKDQTRSALSLWGDVPLIRIPHLLDQGMRAQHRALEQRYVPSGGTVFVMAGLDLRALTQEVEDLSPDVLIFLNSVRQIDIQLGTYCRAIQRDVSQTRGSNTLERIVEGGVSTNWLVRRNDGCECVALLLEGESIVPVPQEHAVIHAFLPTQEFSGAYLKMNGDFSTDPSRKAVDLDATSEASLRACIDILWDMLEEAVADNAHRGIFSILKPAIAASGRVMPKFRNALIERLEVRGLPLSGRVAKATSIDIRLAPTWLNYADYETLCNGFYSSIPALLLADQPNLPDALKWMDARTLTLQEALQCTTANTPSPIACVQLWAKAAKQMRFDLTAETMQWLASLPILPGTKKEHLPRQL from the coding sequence TTGGCCAAGGTCGAGCTCTACATCGCCGAGAGCTACCGCACCCGCGCATTGATCGAACTTCTCCAAAACGCAGACGATGCTGGCGCGACCAATGTATGCATCTTCGGTGAAGGCGATCAGTTAATCGTGTCCAACGACGGCCGCTCCTTCACCGCCAGCGATGTCGAGGCGCTGTGTCGAAGTGGCGCCTCAAGCAAACAACGAGGCGCTGGGAGCATCGGCTACCGCGGCATCGGCTTCAAGTCAATCGCCGGCCTAGCCAAAGAAGTCGTGGTGCTGTCCGGTGAACACTCCTTCCAGTATTCGAAAGATCAAACTCGCTCGGCCCTGTCCCTGTGGGGCGATGTGCCATTGATACGCATTCCGCATCTACTGGATCAGGGAATGCGAGCGCAGCATAGGGCGCTGGAGCAGCGGTACGTACCCTCTGGCGGCACGGTGTTCGTGATGGCGGGACTCGATCTACGTGCACTGACTCAGGAAGTCGAAGACCTCTCGCCCGACGTTCTGATCTTCCTGAACAGCGTCCGGCAAATCGACATCCAGCTCGGCACCTACTGTCGAGCCATCCAACGCGATGTCTCTCAGACCCGCGGCTCTAACACTTTGGAGCGCATCGTCGAAGGCGGTGTCTCCACCAACTGGCTGGTTCGCCGCAACGACGGCTGCGAATGCGTCGCGCTGCTGCTCGAAGGAGAGAGCATCGTCCCCGTTCCGCAAGAACACGCCGTGATCCACGCGTTTCTTCCGACGCAGGAGTTCTCCGGTGCATACCTGAAAATGAACGGGGATTTCTCGACTGACCCTTCGCGTAAGGCAGTCGATCTCGACGCTACGTCCGAGGCATCACTACGCGCTTGCATCGACATTCTCTGGGACATGCTGGAAGAAGCTGTCGCCGACAATGCACATCGCGGCATATTTTCGATTCTGAAGCCAGCCATCGCGGCCAGCGGACGAGTGATGCCGAAATTCAGAAACGCACTGATCGAACGTCTCGAAGTGAGGGGATTGCCGCTATCGGGCCGCGTTGCCAAGGCAACTTCAATTGACATTCGACTGGCACCGACTTGGCTCAACTACGCTGACTATGAGACTCTGTGCAACGGTTTCTATAGCTCGATTCCCGCGCTGCTGCTAGCCGACCAACCCAATCTCCCTGATGCATTGAAGTGGATGGACGCAAGAACTTTGACGTTGCAAGAAGCTCTGCAATGTACAACGGCTAACACACCCTCACCCATCGCGTGCGTGCAACTTTGGGCGAAGGCCGCAAAGCAGATGCGTTTCGACCTGACAGCCGAAACCATGCAATGGCTGGCCAGCCTTCCGATTCTTCCTGGCACCAAAAAAGAACATTTGCCCCGCCAACTATGA
- a CDS encoding phosphomethylpyrimidine synthase ThiC: MAKSAKRDGALLASARNASRIVWIGFTAKLKFLFVRCAITTQRNAECNDAECATPRRVIQRSHGGSVRLVRNGKFNLGLDPEKATEFHDETLPKDAAKHAHFCSMCGPNFCSMKITQDVRDFAAEQCVDESMALELGMAEKAREFREQGAEIYRPE, translated from the coding sequence TTGGCCAAGTCCGCGAAAAGAGACGGCGCGCTACTCGCCTCAGCGAGAAATGCATCGCGAATAGTTTGGATTGGGTTCACTGCCAAGCTGAAATTCCTATTCGTTCGATGCGCTATCACCACACAACGGAATGCTGAGTGCAACGATGCGGAATGCGCAACACCCCGCAGGGTAATACAAAGATCGCACGGCGGCAGTGTGCGTCTTGTACGCAACGGCAAGTTCAACCTCGGCCTCGATCCGGAAAAGGCCACGGAGTTCCACGACGAAACCCTGCCCAAGGACGCTGCCAAGCATGCGCATTTCTGCTCCATGTGCGGCCCGAACTTCTGCTCGATGAAGATCACCCAGGACGTGCGCGACTTCGCCGCCGAGCAATGCGTCGACGAATCCATGGCACTGGAACTCGGCATGGCCGAGAAAGCGCGCGAGTTCCGCGAGCAGGGGGCGGAGATCTACCGGCCGGAGTGA
- a CDS encoding VapC toxin family PIN domain ribonuclease, which yields MKRALFDVNVLIALLDANHQHHEAAHNWLETHIDGGWSSCPLTQNGCLRIWAQPGYPNPIAPARGIGMLAQACSAKHHRFWADDISLLDPGIAHAPRIHGPRQLTDLYLLALDVSKGGRFVTFDGKIPLNAVVGATADHVVVI from the coding sequence ATGAAGCGCGCGCTATTCGACGTGAATGTATTGATCGCGCTGCTCGATGCCAATCATCAGCATCACGAGGCGGCACACAACTGGCTGGAGACCCACATCGATGGCGGCTGGAGTTCATGCCCGCTGACCCAGAACGGATGTCTGCGCATCTGGGCGCAACCCGGCTACCCGAACCCGATCGCTCCGGCGCGGGGCATCGGGATGCTGGCGCAGGCCTGTTCGGCGAAGCACCATCGCTTCTGGGCAGATGACATCAGCTTGCTCGACCCCGGCATTGCCCATGCGCCCCGCATTCACGGTCCGCGCCAACTGACCGATCTCTACCTGTTGGCGCTCGACGTCAGCAAGGGCGGACGCTTCGTGACCTTCGACGGCAAGATCCCGCTCAACGCAGTTGTCGGCGCGACCGCCGATCATGTGGTCGTGATCTGA
- a CDS encoding antitoxin: MRTTLDLDEDVLLASKDLARRQKRTAGEVISELARAGLQMRGQAARKRASAKFGFEPIPKRGGAVVTNELINRLRDELGE; the protein is encoded by the coding sequence ATGCGCACCACACTCGACCTGGATGAAGACGTCTTGCTGGCTTCCAAGGATCTGGCTCGCCGCCAGAAGCGGACGGCGGGCGAGGTGATTTCGGAACTGGCCCGCGCCGGGCTGCAGATGCGCGGACAAGCCGCGCGCAAGCGAGCATCCGCCAAGTTCGGCTTCGAGCCGATCCCGAAACGCGGCGGCGCGGTGGTCACCAATGAACTGATCAACCGGCTGCGAGACGAACTCGGCGAATGA
- a CDS encoding plasmid stabilization protein, producing MTEPQLSVRSARARDVAHRLARREQRTVAEVVERALEAYEAAQTGREPAAKFYARVSRSFGVDLDLDAVIRGHRKVHAGPEL from the coding sequence ATGACCGAGCCGCAATTGTCTGTCCGCAGCGCGCGCGCGCGCGATGTTGCGCACCGTCTTGCGCGTCGCGAGCAGCGCACTGTGGCCGAAGTGGTCGAGCGCGCACTGGAAGCCTATGAAGCCGCGCAGACCGGGCGTGAGCCCGCGGCCAAGTTCTATGCGCGCGTGAGCCGATCGTTTGGAGTCGATCTCGATCTCGACGCAGTCATCCGTGGCCACCGCAAGGTCCATGCGGGGCCGGAACTGTGA
- a CDS encoding type II toxin-antitoxin system VapC family toxin: MIFVDTNVVSETLRIAPDTRVLAWLEKHDAVLVLCSVVIGELAFGIEKVRPDQRAKRLSSGLEAWRQRFAGRVFGFTEEAALAYGTIMGKAARRGHAMSAQDGMIAAIVLVHDGALATRNTDDFQGAGIDLVNPWVA; this comes from the coding sequence GTGATTTTCGTCGACACCAATGTGGTGTCGGAGACTTTGCGAATCGCGCCGGATACACGCGTGCTTGCATGGTTGGAGAAGCACGATGCTGTCTTGGTGCTTTGTTCGGTAGTCATCGGTGAACTTGCGTTCGGAATCGAGAAGGTCCGCCCTGACCAGCGCGCGAAGCGATTGTCCTCGGGGCTGGAGGCGTGGCGCCAACGATTTGCCGGCCGTGTTTTCGGGTTCACCGAGGAGGCGGCGCTGGCGTACGGGACGATCATGGGCAAGGCGGCGCGGCGCGGTCACGCGATGTCGGCACAGGATGGGATGATCGCCGCGATTGTCCTCGTTCACGACGGCGCGCTGGCGACGCGCAACACCGACGACTTCCAAGGCGCCGGGATCGATCTGGTGAATCCTTGGGTCGCTTGA
- a CDS encoding type II toxin-antitoxin system Phd/YefM family antitoxin: MQTFTANEAKTRFGEFLDRAQREPVRVMRHDRVVGVMVSAQDYEAMRAFYANRLQQTLGESAAAAARAGLTRAELDRLLADES, encoded by the coding sequence ATGCAGACCTTTACCGCCAACGAAGCAAAGACCCGATTCGGTGAGTTTCTGGATCGCGCGCAGCGTGAGCCGGTGCGGGTCATGCGGCACGACCGGGTCGTTGGGGTCATGGTCAGCGCGCAGGACTACGAGGCCATGCGTGCCTTCTATGCCAATCGGTTGCAGCAGACGCTGGGGGAATCGGCTGCAGCGGCGGCCCGGGCGGGACTGACGCGCGCGGAGCTGGATCGTCTGCTGGCCGATGAGAGCTGA
- a CDS encoding putative toxin-antitoxin system toxin component, PIN family, which translates to MRAERDLQLRRVVLDTNVWISAALTTGGPTSPLARRVLEIGRPVFTRPTFTELETRIWRPKFDRYLSMELRGRILHDLEAVADWVEIPQELAARQWPRDADDDAFVRAALAAGAPMLVTGDADLLDMSPVEGLRIVTPAQALREWS; encoded by the coding sequence ATGAGAGCTGAGCGGGACCTGCAGTTGCGTCGGGTCGTGCTGGATACCAACGTCTGGATCAGCGCCGCGCTCACCACGGGCGGTCCAACGTCACCACTGGCGCGGCGCGTTCTGGAAATCGGACGCCCCGTGTTTACGCGGCCGACCTTCACCGAGCTCGAAACGCGCATCTGGCGCCCGAAGTTCGATCGTTACCTGAGCATGGAACTGCGCGGACGCATTCTGCACGACCTGGAAGCCGTGGCCGACTGGGTCGAAATCCCGCAGGAACTGGCGGCGCGGCAGTGGCCGCGAGATGCGGATGACGACGCCTTCGTTCGCGCGGCGTTGGCGGCAGGAGCCCCGATGCTTGTCACCGGCGATGCCGACCTGCTCGACATGAGTCCGGTCGAAGGACTTCGCATCGTGACGCCGGCACAAGCACTGCGCGAGTGGTCATGA
- a CDS encoding LON peptidase substrate-binding domain-containing protein, translating to MSGESLPLFPLNSVLLPGGWLDLRIFETRYLDLVRDCTRHDTGFGIVLLREGSEAGVGGSLHEIGCEARIIDFSTLPDGLLGIRVEGRRRFRIRAEHSAANALRIAQVEWCADAPPLPVPAQYAVLATILERLAEHGDSQLSAATKACFDDADWISWRMLERLALEAPEKQLALELDDPLQRLQWIVEQLPRFQAE from the coding sequence ATGAGCGGGGAATCGCTGCCACTGTTTCCGCTCAACTCGGTGCTGCTGCCCGGCGGCTGGCTCGACCTGCGCATCTTCGAAACGCGTTACCTTGATCTGGTGCGCGACTGCACCCGCCACGACACCGGCTTCGGCATCGTGCTGCTGCGCGAAGGCAGCGAAGCCGGCGTCGGCGGCAGCCTGCACGAAATCGGCTGCGAGGCCCGCATCATCGACTTCAGCACCCTGCCCGACGGACTGCTCGGCATCCGCGTCGAAGGCCGCCGCCGCTTCCGTATCCGCGCCGAGCACAGCGCCGCGAATGCACTGCGCATCGCGCAAGTCGAATGGTGCGCGGACGCGCCGCCACTCCCGGTACCAGCGCAGTACGCGGTTCTCGCCACCATCCTGGAACGCCTCGCCGAGCACGGCGACTCGCAGCTCTCCGCCGCCACCAAAGCCTGCTTCGACGACGCCGACTGGATCAGCTGGCGCATGCTCGAACGCCTCGCGCTCGAAGCCCCCGAGAAGCAGCTCGCGCTGGAACTCGACGATCCGCTGCAACGCCTGCAATGGATCGTCGAACAACTGCCGCGATTTCAGGCGGAGTGA
- the mpl gene encoding UDP-N-acetylmuramate:L-alanyl-gamma-D-glutamyl-meso-diaminopimelate ligase has translation MTQPPPALHILGICGTFMGGIAALARELGESVAGCDQQVYPPMSTQLEQLGITLLQGYRPEHLQPAPGLVVVGNAISRGNPAMEYALDQRLRYVSGPQWLGERVLASRRVLAVAGTHGKTTTTSLLAWILDACGAQPGFLVGGVPENFGVSARLGSGDAFVVEADEYDTAFFDKRSKFVHYRPEIAVLNNLEFDHADIFDSLADIERQFHHLVRTVPGNGRLIVNGEDDALARVLAKGCWTPVERFAIAREAEWQAELLAADGSAFRVLHRGTVVGDAHWEALGRHNMMNALAAIAAAAAYGIDAARAVAALTGFRNPKRRMELVADRNGIRVYDDFAHHPTAIATTLAGLRAKVGNGRIVVALEPRSNSMRMGAHATALAPSLADADVVVFLARAELPWHAAAVIAAVRGQAVAVTTVEDLLDTLSRLSRAGDSVVFMSNGGFDNAPRRYAEQIAP, from the coding sequence ATGACCCAGCCACCGCCCGCGCTCCACATCCTCGGCATCTGCGGCACCTTCATGGGCGGCATCGCCGCGCTGGCGCGCGAACTCGGCGAGAGCGTCGCCGGCTGCGACCAGCAGGTCTATCCGCCGATGAGCACGCAGCTGGAACAACTCGGCATCACCCTGCTGCAGGGCTATCGACCGGAGCACCTGCAGCCGGCGCCCGGCCTGGTCGTGGTCGGCAATGCGATCTCGCGCGGCAACCCGGCGATGGAGTACGCGCTCGATCAGCGCCTGCGCTATGTCTCCGGGCCGCAGTGGTTGGGCGAGCGCGTGCTCGCATCACGGCGTGTGCTCGCCGTCGCCGGCACCCATGGCAAGACCACCACCACCAGCCTTCTCGCCTGGATTCTCGATGCCTGCGGCGCGCAACCCGGGTTCCTGGTCGGCGGCGTGCCGGAAAACTTCGGCGTGTCGGCGCGGCTCGGTTCCGGCGACGCCTTCGTGGTCGAGGCCGACGAATACGACACCGCGTTCTTCGACAAGCGTTCGAAGTTCGTGCACTACCGGCCCGAGATCGCGGTGCTCAACAACCTCGAGTTCGACCACGCCGACATCTTCGACTCGCTCGCCGACATCGAGCGCCAGTTCCATCATCTGGTGCGCACCGTGCCCGGCAATGGCCGGTTGATCGTCAACGGCGAGGACGACGCGCTCGCGCGCGTGCTGGCCAAGGGCTGCTGGACACCGGTCGAGCGCTTCGCCATCGCGCGCGAAGCCGAATGGCAGGCCGAACTGCTGGCCGCCGACGGCAGCGCGTTCCGCGTGCTGCACCGTGGCACCGTGGTCGGCGACGCGCACTGGGAAGCGCTCGGCCGGCACAACATGATGAACGCGCTCGCCGCCATCGCTGCCGCAGCCGCGTACGGCATCGACGCTGCGCGGGCGGTCGCTGCGCTGACCGGTTTCCGCAATCCGAAGCGGCGCATGGAACTGGTCGCGGACCGCAACGGCATCCGCGTCTACGACGACTTCGCGCACCATCCGACCGCGATCGCGACCACGCTCGCCGGCCTGCGCGCCAAGGTCGGCAACGGTCGCATCGTCGTCGCGCTGGAGCCGCGCTCGAATTCGATGCGCATGGGCGCACACGCGACCGCGCTGGCACCGTCACTCGCCGACGCCGATGTCGTGGTGTTCCTCGCTCGCGCCGAGTTGCCGTGGCACGCCGCCGCGGTGATCGCAGCGGTGCGCGGTCAGGCCGTCGCCGTGACGACGGTCGAAGACCTGCTCGACACGCTCAGCCGCTTGTCCCGCGCCGGCGATAGCGTCGTGTTCATGTCCAACGGCGGCTTCGACAATGCACCCCGCCGCTACGCCGAGCAGATCGCGCCATGA
- a CDS encoding sulfurtransferase TusA family protein, with the protein MRSDELIVDARGLACPHPVLQARAQLRVLAPGTRIVLLATDPLASVDVRAFCLRAGHGFIDEERCGDHLRFTLERGG; encoded by the coding sequence ATGAGAAGCGATGAACTGATTGTCGATGCACGTGGCCTTGCCTGTCCGCATCCGGTGCTGCAGGCGCGCGCACAACTGCGTGTGCTCGCGCCCGGAACGCGCATCGTGTTGCTCGCGACCGATCCGCTGGCCAGCGTCGACGTGCGCGCGTTCTGTCTGCGTGCCGGTCATGGCTTCATCGATGAGGAACGCTGCGGCGACCATCTGCGCTTCACGCTCGAGCGCGGCGGCTGA
- a CDS encoding adenylate kinase, translating to MRIVFFGAPGSGKGTQATLLKSSFGIPHISTGDLLRGHVARGSALGLQAKAVMEAGQLVSDELVLGMLEDRLAEADAAPGFILDGYPRNLAQADALGVLLERIGKPLDVVIKLNVPNAAILERCAIRFAAEGRKDDNPEVVRGRLAVYAEQTAPVAAYYARAGKLVEIDGVGELSEITARILAAVRASA from the coding sequence ATGCGCATCGTGTTTTTCGGCGCGCCCGGCTCCGGCAAGGGCACGCAGGCGACCCTCCTCAAGAGCAGCTTCGGCATCCCGCACATCTCCACCGGAGACCTGCTGCGCGGCCATGTCGCGCGCGGCAGTGCGCTCGGACTCCAGGCCAAGGCGGTGATGGAGGCCGGACAACTGGTTTCCGACGAGCTCGTGCTCGGCATGCTCGAAGACCGCCTCGCCGAAGCCGACGCTGCGCCCGGTTTCATCCTCGACGGCTATCCGCGAAACCTGGCGCAGGCCGACGCGCTCGGTGTCCTGCTCGAACGCATCGGCAAGCCGCTCGACGTGGTGATCAAGCTGAACGTGCCGAACGCGGCGATCCTGGAACGCTGCGCCATCCGCTTCGCCGCCGAGGGCCGCAAGGACGACAACCCCGAGGTGGTCCGCGGTCGTCTCGCCGTCTATGCCGAGCAGACCGCGCCGGTCGCCGCGTACTACGCGCGCGCCGGCAAGCTGGTCGAGATCGATGGCGTCGGCGAACTGTCCGAAATCACCGCGCGCATTCTGGCGGCGGTGCGCGCCAGCGCCTGA